GAATTTATGAATAACACGAAATGGACGGAAGATGAATATAAGAATGAGGAAAGAATAGAATGCAGCTTGTTTATTAACGTAATGGAGCGAATGGGAACCGACAAGTTCAAAGCATCAATTCAAATTCAAACAAGAAGACCGGTATATAAAACATCGTTTAGTTCTGTATTGTTTAATTATAACGACGACGATTTTGATTTCACATATTTAGAGTACGATCCTATTGAACTCAACACATCTAGCTTTGGCGATAATTTGTCTTCCGTTTTGGCATATTACGCCTATATAATACTAGCAATGGATTACGATTCTTATGAACTCAATGGAGGTACTGAAAACTTCCAAAAAGCTCAACAGATTGTGGGTTATGCACAAAACGCAAAGGAATCTGGTTGGAAAGCTTATGAGGGTAGAAAGAACAGATATTGGTTAGTTGAGAATACCTTAAATGATGCATTCTCTCCTCTAAGAGAATGTAATTACGATTACCATAGAAAAGGATTAGATGTTATGCACAGTGATGTAGATAAAGGAAGAGGTGTGATTTTTGAAAGTTTAAAACTCCTCAGGAAGTTAAATAGTGCCAGACCCAATTCCTTTAACATGCAATTGTTTTTTGGTGCCAAGGTGGAAGAAATTGTAAATATATTTTCCAAGGCTTACGAAGACGAAAAGAAACAGGTCGTTCAGTTATTATCTCGAATTAACCCGACTAATGTTTCCAAATACAATAAGATACTCAAGCCACGATAGTTTAACGTAATACCAGATATGCTTCAGCGCCTCTCTATTCGAAACTATGCACTAATTAAAGAATTGGATATTGAGATATCCAATGGCTTGTCAATAATTACAGGTGAGACAGGAGCAGGAAAGTCTATCCTAATCGGTGCACTTAGATTAATTACTGGGCAGAGGTCGGATAGCAATGTTCTTTTTGAGAAGGATAAGAAATGTATTGTAGAAGGAGTCTTTAATATTAAAAGCTACTCTCTTGAAGCCTTTTTTAATAAAAACGAATTGGACTTTGAATTACAAACAACAATTAGAAGAGAGATAAATACTTCAGGTAAATCAAGAGCTTTTGTAAACGATACTCCAGTTAAGCTGGATATTCTAAGGGAATTGGGTAGCTATTTATTGGATGTTCATTCTCAACACGATATGAGGAGTCTTAACTCTAGTTCCGTTCAATTAGAAATTGTTGATGCATATGCACAAAATGAAAAGATACTCTCAGAATATAAAGTTTCCTTTAAACAGTATTCTACACTGAAAGCTAAGTACGACGAACTTGTATTGGAAGACACTAAATCAAGAACAGATCGCGATTACTACCAGTTTCTATTTGATGAGTTGGAGGATGCCGACCTGCAAGAAAATGAATTAGAAGGATTGAAGAGACAAGTAGATCTGCTGAATAATAGCGAAGAGATAAAATCGAACTTAGAGAAAGCAATTTACGGTTTGCAAGAGGGTGACTTGAATATTCTTAATCAGCTAAACGAAATAAATGGGCTAATTAGAAGTATTTCGATATATAGTTCGACCTC
The sequence above is a segment of the Flavobacteriales bacterium genome. Coding sequences within it:
- a CDS encoding DUF4835 family protein: MRSIFVLLFLFQFSSFLSAQELNCRVTVRSDKIQGTDKRVFTTMQTAMREFMNNTKWTEDEYKNEERIECSLFINVMERMGTDKFKASIQIQTRRPVYKTSFSSVLFNYNDDDFDFTYLEYDPIELNTSSFGDNLSSVLAYYAYIILAMDYDSYELNGGTENFQKAQQIVGYAQNAKESGWKAYEGRKNRYWLVENTLNDAFSPLRECNYDYHRKGLDVMHSDVDKGRGVIFESLKLLRKLNSARPNSFNMQLFFGAKVEEIVNIFSKAYEDEKKQVVQLLSRINPTNVSKYNKILKPR